The Aedes aegypti strain LVP_AGWG chromosome 3, AaegL5.0 Primary Assembly, whole genome shotgun sequence genome contains a region encoding:
- the LOC5565806 gene encoding probable cytochrome P450 6g2, whose amino-acid sequence MILTTVFLIGLLYKNPVAFFLVIVAGLLVRELIKYHFRHWERCNVPGPKPSLIFGNIASNIFLRQHFAEMIDGWYNKFPNAPFIGFYKIFKPSVMIRDPEMIKNVLVRDQACFSANDFAFDEKLDPLLAHNPFMVSGERWKKSRQLLTPIFTGSKMKQLFPIMDEISSQFVNFVGRQCGREVEAKSISAAYTTQNVAGCAFSLDADCFNNPNSEWRVMGKKIFQPTLLAGIKFMLMLFVPSVTWFIPVPFLPKEVDRWMRKLVSTLLQERKTKQPERDDQLQSLLKTKSAELTEEQIAGHSLAFFSEGFETSSTTMGFAILHLAENPDVQEKLFQEIQNTLGKNDIPLTFDLVQKIEYLDWVLQESLRITPPAAGLQKLCTQNYCLKYKVDGKEVGTWIMPGTTVLIPIVAVHMDPKYYPEPEKFRPERFSPEEKAKRTDPVYYPFGDGPRMCLGMRFAQIQIKVALLKLVQQFRVRTSPNNKPWQYNRNTFLTEAKDGLQVVFERRSQD is encoded by the exons ATGATACTAACCACCGTTTTCCTCATCGGATTGCTGTATAAAAATCCGGTGGCGTTCTTCTTGGTAATTGTAGCTGGACTGCTGGTGCGTGAGCTAATCAAGTACCACTTCAGACACTGGGAACGCTGCAATGTCCCCGGGCCGAAACCTTCGCTGATCTTCGGCAACATCGCGTCGAACATCTTCCTGAGGCAGCATTTTGCCGAAATGATCGATGGCTGGTACAA CAAATTTCCCAATGCGCCCTTCATTGggttttacaagatttttaaacCCTCGGTGATGATTCGAGACCCGGAGATGATCAAGAACGTCCTGGTGCGGGATCAAGCGTGCTTCTCGGCCAATGATTTTGCTTTTGACGAAAAACTGGACCCACTGTTGGCCCACAACCCATTTATGGTGTCCGGTGAGCGGTGGAAAAAGTCCCGGCAGCTGTTGACTCCGATCTTCACCGGGAGCAAGATGAAGCAGCTGTTTCCAATCATGGACGAAATCAGCAGCCAATTCGTGAACTTTGTCGGACGTCAGTGCGGTCGCGAGGTGGAAGCCAAATCG ATATCGGCGGCCTATACGACTCAAAACGTTGCCGGATGTGCATTCAGTTTGGACGCAGATTGTTTCAATAATCCCAACAGCGAATGGCGCGTGATGGGCAAGAAGATATTTCAGCCGACGTTACTGGCCGGAATAAAGTTCATGCTGATGCTGTTTGTTCCATCGGTGACCTGGTTCATTCCGGTTCC GTTTCTACCGAAGGAAGTTGATCGATGGATGCGTAAACTGGTGTCGACTTTGCTGCAAGAGCGAAAAACTAAACAACCGGAACGGGATGACCAGTTGCAATCGTTGCTTAAGACCAAGTCTG CTGAACTCACAGAAGAGCAGATTGCTGGCCATTCTTTAGCGTTCTTCTCCGAAGGGTTCGAAACTTCCAGCACCACAATGGGATTTGCCATCCTTCAT CTGGCAGAGAATCCAGATGTCCAGGAAAAACTCTTTCAAGAAATACAGAACACGCTAGGAAAAAATGACATCCCGCTCACCTTTGATCTGGTGCAGAAGATCGAATACTTGGACTGGGTCCTACAGGAAAGCCTACGGATTACACCACCTGCAGCCGGTTTGCAGAAGCTTTGCACCCAAAACTACTGTCTCAAGTACAAGGTGGACGGCAAGGAAGTCGGAACGTGGATCATGCCCGGAACAACGGTGCTCATTCCCATTGTAGCTGTTCACAT GGACCCCAAGTACTACCCGGAACCGGAGAAATTCCGCCCGGAGCGATTCAGCCCCGAGGAAAAAGCCAAACGTACCGATCCGGTATACTATCCCTTCGGGGATGGACCTCGAATGTGCCTCGGAATGCGATTTGCCCAAATTCAGATCAAAGTGGCTCTGCTGAAGCTGGTTCAGCAGTTCCGTGTTCGCACCTCCCCGAACAACAAACCGTGGCAGTACAATAGAAACACATTCCTGACCGAGGCCAAGGATGGTCTGCAGGTGGTGTTTGAACGACGCTCTCAAGATTAA